Proteins encoded in a region of the Flavobacterium sp. PMTSA4 genome:
- a CDS encoding T9SS type B sorting domain-containing protein has translation MRSLFYIFFILFSSNLIAQIGLCDGVKGEIKFYENFGEAQGIGSPLLNDEITYSYTENFPEAGEYTIRSNTLPGTDILPNSWLWHLLANGWSTNPGKMLLINANGDPGVFYKKKITGLCDTTNYEFSFWAASLYNINSNLCSENNGLGVPVNFKIEVWDVNETQILNSVVTGNINNSTTINFQQYGLVFSTLSGQSEVIVKISNNNQQSGCGNDLAIDEIKIQLCGDNPILSSVEYENNSIFCAEDTPINFTLNLENSSLGNYFLWQQSIDEINWTNIDDIPSQFNNNTINFNITNIVSTTHFRVAFASSTSNLSNDDFKCSWYSNIFTIRVLSSTDAPVSFFSEASYCGDNAIPALAIVPVPNLTVNWYDSAVGGNLLQSNSFNYVPDGPGIYYAAYDSTDYPCLGDIRTPITLLWYPGIEIDQHPPPILICGGEGAILDALHPNSIYEWEPSYVGNTQTVTVYEPGLYTVTIRDLSNPCVEAKTRTFIVEGYQNPEILQINNIGNSIIVTMTVDDNYEYSLDGITWQSSNIFENVEAGLINVYVRDLIQCGMDSMEYFFLGYIPAYFTPNGDSYNDVFTIKNMTQLNLTVQIFDRYGKIITVLNSANPTWNGNFNEKKLPSSDYWYKIIRDDIIILVGHVALKR, from the coding sequence ATGCGCTCTTTATTTTACATATTCTTTATTTTATTTTCTTCAAATTTAATTGCTCAAATTGGACTTTGTGATGGTGTAAAAGGAGAAATAAAATTTTATGAAAATTTTGGAGAAGCACAAGGAATTGGCTCCCCATTACTCAATGACGAGATCACTTATAGTTATACTGAAAATTTTCCTGAGGCAGGTGAATACACTATAAGAAGCAATACTTTACCTGGAACTGACATATTACCTAATTCTTGGTTATGGCATCTTTTGGCAAATGGATGGTCAACAAATCCTGGTAAAATGTTGTTAATTAATGCGAATGGGGATCCAGGTGTTTTTTACAAAAAAAAGATAACAGGTCTATGCGATACAACAAATTATGAGTTTTCCTTTTGGGCAGCATCTTTATATAATATAAATTCAAATTTATGTAGTGAAAATAATGGTTTAGGTGTACCAGTAAATTTTAAAATTGAAGTTTGGGATGTTAATGAAACTCAAATTTTAAATTCAGTAGTTACAGGTAATATTAATAATAGTACTACCATAAATTTTCAGCAGTATGGGCTTGTTTTTTCGACTCTTTCTGGACAATCTGAAGTTATTGTTAAAATTTCTAACAATAATCAACAATCAGGTTGTGGTAATGATTTAGCTATTGACGAAATAAAAATTCAACTTTGTGGGGATAATCCAATATTATCGTCTGTTGAATATGAAAACAACTCTATATTTTGCGCTGAAGACACACCAATTAACTTTACATTAAATCTTGAAAACTCAAGTCTTGGTAATTATTTTTTATGGCAACAAAGTATTGATGAAATAAATTGGACAAATATTGACGATATTCCATCACAATTTAACAATAATACTATAAATTTTAACATAACAAACATAGTATCGACGACTCACTTTAGAGTAGCTTTTGCTTCGTCTACATCAAATCTTTCTAACGATGATTTTAAATGTTCTTGGTATTCAAATATATTCACTATAAGAGTATTATCATCAACTGATGCGCCTGTAAGTTTTTTTAGTGAAGCAAGCTACTGTGGTGATAATGCAATACCTGCTTTGGCTATTGTTCCTGTCCCAAATTTAACTGTAAACTGGTACGATAGTGCTGTTGGCGGAAATTTACTTCAATCAAATTCATTTAATTATGTTCCTGATGGACCAGGTATTTATTATGCTGCTTATGACTCAACAGATTATCCTTGTCTAGGTGATATTAGAACACCTATAACCCTTTTGTGGTATCCAGGTATTGAAATTGATCAACATCCTCCTCCAATTTTAATTTGTGGAGGAGAAGGTGCTATTTTAGATGCTTTACATCCAAACTCAATTTATGAATGGGAACCATCATATGTGGGTAATACTCAGACTGTAACGGTATATGAGCCAGGACTATATACTGTTACAATTAGAGACTTATCAAATCCATGTGTAGAAGCTAAGACCAGGACATTTATAGTTGAAGGATATCAAAATCCAGAAATTCTTCAAATAAATAACATTGGTAATTCTATCATTGTAACAATGACGGTTGATGATAACTATGAATATTCTTTAGATGGAATTACATGGCAGAGTTCTAATATATTCGAAAATGTCGAAGCTGGTCTAATAAATGTTTATGTTAGAGATTTAATTCAATGTGGAATGGATTCTATGGAATATTTCTTTTTGGGATATATACCAGCATATTTCACCCCTAATGGCGATTCATATAACGATGTATTTACTATAAAAAATATGACCCAACTAAACTTGACGGTACAAATTTTTGATAGATATGGAAAAATCATAACAGTATTGAATTCTGCTAATCCAACTTGGAACGGTAATTTTAATGAAAAAAAATTGCCTAGCTCTGATTATTGGTATAAAATCATTAGAGACGATATAATAATATTAGTAGGACATGTAGCTCTAAAACGATGA
- a CDS encoding DUF6048 family protein, which produces MKHTLKYTFSIALMLLSLVTFGQEQTTKTDTIAPKKERYGIRFGVDLFKLTRSFYEDKYKGIEVVGDYRLTRRHYLAAEIGNENKTVDEDHLNFTTKGSYIKIGFDYNGYENWLNMENQIYVGLRYGFSTFSQTLNSYSVYNSNQYFGPSDVIISGDKFDGLSAQWLEVVAGVKAEVFNNVYVGFSFRVNRLFGQKQPNNFENLYIPGFNRTYNGDFGVGFNYTVSYFIPLYKATVKPKEKK; this is translated from the coding sequence ATGAAACACACATTAAAATATACTTTTAGCATAGCTTTGATGTTGCTTTCATTAGTAACATTTGGTCAAGAGCAAACCACCAAAACAGATACAATTGCACCAAAAAAGGAACGTTACGGCATTCGATTTGGAGTTGATTTGTTTAAACTGACGCGTTCTTTTTATGAAGATAAATATAAAGGTATTGAAGTTGTTGGTGATTATCGTTTAACCAGAAGACATTATTTAGCAGCCGAAATTGGTAATGAAAATAAAACAGTTGATGAAGACCATTTAAACTTTACGACCAAAGGTTCTTATATTAAAATTGGTTTTGATTACAACGGTTATGAAAATTGGCTGAATATGGAGAACCAAATTTATGTTGGTTTGCGTTATGGTTTCAGTACTTTTAGTCAAACGCTTAATTCCTACTCTGTTTATAACTCTAATCAGTATTTTGGGCCAAGTGATGTAATTATTTCTGGTGATAAATTTGATGGATTATCGGCACAATGGCTAGAAGTAGTTGCTGGTGTAAAAGCAGAAGTTTTTAATAATGTTTATGTTGGTTTTAGCTTCAGAGTAAATAGACTTTTTGGTCAAAAACAACCTAATAATTTTGAGAATTTATACATTCCGGGATTTAACAGAACTTATAATGGGGACTTTGGTGTTGGATTCAATTATACGGTTTCCTACTTTATTCCGTTGTATAAAGCAACCGTTAAACCAAAAGAGAAAAAATAA
- a CDS encoding class I SAM-dependent methyltransferase, with protein sequence MSEIKKTPSQNWFASWFDTPYYHILYKDRNYREAQIFMDNLTHYLNLPEKAKVLDLACGKGRHAIYLNQLGFNVVGADLSENNIAEANKNANESLHFLVHDMRESYEEKFDAIFNLFTSFGYFEKEEDDLKTLIAIKESLSEYGFAVIDFMNPKQVIENLIPEELKSIDGIDFHIKRFVQDGFIIKEIDFEDNGEKYHFAEKVRAYCLEDFQRLMNEAGIYLLDVFGDYKLKKFHKNTSERLIMIFK encoded by the coding sequence ATGTCAGAAATTAAAAAAACACCAAGTCAAAACTGGTTTGCTTCTTGGTTTGATACACCATACTACCATATACTTTACAAGGATAGAAATTATCGTGAAGCGCAAATTTTCATGGATAATTTAACGCATTATTTAAACTTACCCGAAAAAGCCAAAGTACTTGACTTGGCTTGTGGTAAAGGAAGGCACGCTATCTATTTAAACCAACTAGGATTTAACGTTGTTGGTGCTGATTTGTCTGAAAACAACATTGCTGAAGCCAATAAAAATGCTAACGAAAGTTTACACTTTTTAGTTCACGACATGCGCGAATCCTATGAAGAAAAATTTGATGCCATTTTTAATTTATTCACCAGTTTTGGGTATTTTGAAAAAGAAGAAGACGATTTAAAAACTTTAATCGCTATAAAAGAAAGTCTCTCAGAATATGGTTTTGCCGTTATCGATTTTATGAATCCCAAACAAGTCATTGAAAATTTGATTCCTGAAGAACTTAAATCTATCGACGGAATAGATTTTCACATCAAAAGATTTGTTCAAGATGGCTTTATAATTAAAGAAATTGATTTTGAAGATAATGGAGAAAAATATCACTTTGCAGAAAAAGTCAGAGCATATTGTTTAGAAGATTTTCAACGATTGATGAATGAAGCCGGAATCTATTTGTTGGATGTATTTGGTGATTATAAATTAAAAAAGTTCCATAAAAACACAAGCGAACGTTTGATTATGATTTTTAAATAA
- a CDS encoding redoxin domain-containing protein: MIKKIFLLLFCSLSLITKAQNGFDISVTIKNCPDTLAFLTFYQYDKTLIKDTCKTIKNGKMIFKGKSKLEKGIYSIVSQQKSIYFDFFVDDETQKLEINAEYGPELVKSLNSPTSKRENEFFEYIKTINKEGSDFQIWKQNLNAKNKKDSLAIFDKQKEFELRLQNIEEEFISKNKGSFIADVINLKMEKNLKNPPKASNGRTDSIAVFNYYKKHFWDDVDFKDSGIFRNPFFHLKVKKYLDQVAYPHPDTLIIEVDRLIDKTIPGSLLNKLFIGNFTYTYETSKLMGFDKVFVHMSDKYFKTGKAVGIYNDDSVIQKIIKRADKLKPITVGNIAPDLSMIDVKNGPRMKQLGFEKANTSEEVTKLFYGNQPELNKMFVKLHDIKAAYTILIFWDVDCGHCQKEIPVLLDVYHDLLKEKKDVKVYSVYTLFDSEKYQKYIDEHKLDFINLYDASHLNNVIEKYDVYSTPVIYILDKDKRIKAKRIGVEQIKDIINALEKEVKNKS, encoded by the coding sequence ATGATTAAAAAAATATTTCTTCTCCTTTTTTGCAGTCTAAGCCTAATTACCAAAGCACAAAATGGCTTTGATATATCGGTTACCATAAAAAATTGTCCAGATACTTTGGCATTTTTAACCTTTTATCAATATGATAAAACATTGATAAAAGATACTTGCAAAACCATAAAAAATGGTAAAATGATTTTCAAAGGAAAATCTAAATTGGAAAAAGGAATTTATTCTATTGTTAGTCAGCAAAAGTCAATTTATTTTGATTTTTTTGTTGATGATGAAACTCAAAAATTAGAAATCAATGCCGAATATGGTCCTGAATTAGTAAAAAGTTTAAATTCTCCTACTTCAAAAAGAGAAAATGAATTTTTTGAATACATCAAAACTATTAATAAAGAAGGTTCAGATTTTCAAATATGGAAACAAAATCTGAATGCAAAAAACAAGAAAGATTCACTTGCCATTTTTGACAAACAAAAAGAATTCGAACTACGATTGCAAAACATAGAAGAAGAATTTATTTCAAAGAACAAAGGAAGTTTTATCGCGGATGTTATAAATCTTAAAATGGAGAAAAACTTAAAAAACCCTCCAAAAGCTTCAAATGGAAGAACCGATAGCATTGCCGTATTCAATTATTATAAAAAACATTTTTGGGATGATGTTGACTTTAAAGATTCTGGAATTTTTAGAAATCCTTTTTTTCATTTAAAAGTTAAAAAATATTTAGACCAAGTTGCTTATCCACATCCTGACACTTTAATTATTGAAGTAGATAGACTGATTGACAAAACAATTCCTGGTAGTTTATTGAATAAATTATTTATAGGAAACTTTACTTACACCTATGAAACATCCAAACTCATGGGATTTGATAAAGTTTTTGTTCATATGTCTGACAAATATTTTAAAACAGGCAAAGCAGTTGGAATTTATAACGATGATTCTGTTATTCAAAAAATCATTAAACGTGCTGATAAACTAAAACCAATAACCGTTGGAAACATCGCTCCCGATTTATCGATGATTGATGTTAAAAATGGTCCAAGAATGAAGCAATTAGGTTTTGAAAAAGCGAATACCAGCGAAGAAGTAACCAAATTATTTTATGGCAATCAACCCGAATTGAATAAAATGTTTGTGAAGCTTCATGATATAAAAGCAGCATATACCATTTTGATATTTTGGGATGTTGATTGTGGTCATTGTCAAAAAGAAATTCCTGTTTTACTGGATGTTTACCACGATTTACTCAAAGAAAAGAAAGATGTTAAAGTATATAGTGTTTATACACTTTTTGACTCAGAGAAATATCAAAAATACATTGATGAACACAAGCTTGATTTCATTAATTTATACGATGCTTCACACTTAAATAACGTTATCGAAAAGTATGATGTTTACTCAACGCCTGTAATTTATATTTTAGATAAAGACAAAAGAATCAAGGCGAAAAGAATTGGTGTTGAGCAAATAAAAGACATCATCAATGCTTTAGAAAAAGAAGTTAAAAATAAATCTTAA
- a CDS encoding DUF1697 domain-containing protein, translating to MKHLALLRGINVSGHKMIKMEELRKALESIGFTNVSTYIQSGNVFVDSDEESAAKVGFLIKQEIYKTFGHDVPVIMVTKDDLQACLERNEFLNESDVDLKKLYVSFISSELPENMITQLNLNFIEPDKIQLDGRRIYLKYDISPAKTKLDNKWIEKSMNVVSTTRNWNTVNKLLELFGD from the coding sequence ATGAAACACTTAGCACTTCTTCGCGGCATCAACGTATCGGGTCATAAAATGATTAAAATGGAAGAGTTGCGCAAAGCGTTGGAAAGCATTGGGTTTACTAATGTGAGTACTTATATACAATCAGGAAATGTTTTTGTAGATAGCGATGAAGAAAGCGCAGCCAAAGTTGGATTTTTGATAAAACAAGAGATATATAAAACCTTTGGTCACGATGTTCCTGTGATTATGGTAACCAAAGACGATTTGCAAGCATGCTTAGAACGAAACGAGTTCCTGAACGAAAGCGATGTTGATTTAAAAAAATTGTATGTATCGTTTATTTCTTCAGAGTTGCCCGAAAACATGATAACGCAGCTCAATCTTAACTTTATAGAACCCGATAAAATTCAACTGGATGGAAGAAGGATTTATTTGAAGTATGATATTTCGCCTGCAAAGACCAAACTCGACAACAAATGGATAGAAAAAAGCATGAATGTAGTTTCTACCACGCGCAATTGGAACACGGTGAATAAGTTGTTGGAACTTTTTGGCGATTAG
- the rlmD gene encoding 23S rRNA (uracil(1939)-C(5))-methyltransferase RlmD — MRRKETKKVIFENIKVLDAGAKGVSVAKAPEGQVIFIPNVVPGDVVDVQTFKKRKAYYEGKAIKFHELSEHRVEPVCQHFGVCGGCKWQNMNYSQQLFYKNQEVYNNLKRIGKIPLPDFEPILGSEKQFFYRNKMEFGFSDSRWLTNEEIASGESFQKNALGFHIPKMWDKILDIEKCHLQEDPSNEIRNAIRDFATEKGMTFFNARNHAGLLRTLMMRTASTGEIMVLIQFFEDDKANRELLLDFVYEKFPQITSLQYVINSKANDTLYDQNIILYKGRDYILEEMEGLHFSINAKSFYQTNSDQAYELYKISREFAGLTGNELVYDLYTGTGTIAQFVSKQAKKVIGVEAVPEAIADAKENAKRNNITNCEFYVGDMKNVFNEEFIKTHGHPDVIITDPPRDGMHKDVVEQIMKIAPEKVVYVSCNSATQARDLALMDEKYSVTRVRPVDMFPQTHHVENVVLLEKRIAN, encoded by the coding sequence ATGAGAAGAAAAGAAACCAAGAAAGTAATCTTTGAAAATATAAAAGTTCTTGATGCTGGCGCCAAAGGTGTTTCGGTAGCCAAAGCTCCCGAAGGTCAAGTAATCTTTATCCCTAATGTAGTTCCGGGTGATGTGGTAGATGTGCAAACGTTTAAGAAACGAAAAGCCTACTACGAAGGCAAAGCCATAAAGTTTCATGAATTATCAGAGCATCGTGTTGAACCCGTTTGTCAGCACTTTGGTGTTTGTGGCGGTTGCAAATGGCAAAACATGAACTACAGCCAGCAATTGTTCTACAAAAATCAGGAAGTGTATAACAACCTGAAACGTATTGGCAAAATACCACTACCCGACTTTGAACCAATATTAGGTTCTGAAAAACAGTTTTTCTACCGCAACAAAATGGAGTTTGGTTTTTCAGATTCGCGTTGGTTAACCAATGAAGAAATTGCTTCGGGCGAGTCGTTTCAAAAGAATGCTTTAGGTTTTCACATTCCAAAAATGTGGGATAAGATTCTAGACATCGAAAAATGTCACTTACAAGAAGATCCGTCTAACGAAATCAGAAACGCCATTAGAGATTTTGCTACCGAAAAAGGCATGACGTTTTTTAATGCTCGAAATCACGCAGGTTTGTTGAGAACACTGATGATGCGAACCGCTTCTACTGGTGAAATTATGGTGTTGATTCAATTTTTTGAAGACGATAAAGCCAACCGCGAGTTGCTTTTGGATTTTGTTTACGAGAAGTTTCCACAAATCACTTCGCTGCAATATGTCATCAACAGTAAAGCCAACGATACGCTTTATGACCAAAACATCATTTTGTATAAAGGTCGCGATTATATTTTGGAAGAAATGGAAGGTTTGCATTTTAGTATTAATGCTAAATCGTTCTATCAAACCAATTCAGACCAAGCGTATGAATTGTATAAAATATCCCGAGAATTTGCTGGTTTAACAGGCAACGAGCTGGTATATGATTTATATACCGGAACTGGAACCATAGCACAGTTTGTATCAAAGCAAGCAAAGAAAGTTATTGGTGTAGAAGCCGTTCCTGAAGCCATTGCCGATGCCAAAGAAAATGCGAAACGCAACAATATTACCAACTGCGAATTTTATGTTGGTGATATGAAAAATGTGTTTAACGAAGAGTTCATCAAAACGCATGGTCATCCAGATGTGATTATTACCGATCCACCACGAGATGGAATGCACAAAGACGTAGTGGAACAAATTATGAAAATTGCTCCAGAGAAAGTGGTTTATGTAAGTTGTAACTCGGCAACACAAGCTAGAGATTTGGCCTTGATGGATGAAAAATATAGTGTTACACGTGTTCGTCCGGTAGATATGTTTCCGCAAACGCATCATGTAGAAAATGTTGTACTTTTGGAAAAAAGAATTGCAAATTAG
- a CDS encoding ZIP family metal transporter: MNYILPLLSVILGYFFAIAIKPKDKKNLKLLLAFSGSFLLSLTVLQLLPEVYENPSKRVGIFIMAGILFQIILEFFSKGAEHGHVHGHDKINHIPWLLFISLCVHALLEGFPVGHHHDLAIGIAIHHLPIAIILTTFFLNAGLNKKALLLFMFTFALMTPAGTLLSDTFPILNDYYTEITAVVIGILFHISSTIIFESSEGHKFNVAKVSMIILGILLASLL, encoded by the coding sequence ATGAATTATATACTTCCTTTATTATCGGTTATTCTTGGTTATTTTTTTGCTATTGCAATCAAACCAAAAGACAAAAAGAATTTGAAACTGCTTTTAGCTTTCAGCGGTTCTTTTTTGTTATCCTTGACGGTTTTACAATTATTACCAGAAGTTTATGAAAATCCATCTAAAAGAGTTGGAATTTTTATCATGGCTGGAATTTTATTCCAAATCATTTTGGAATTTTTCTCCAAAGGAGCTGAACATGGCCATGTTCATGGTCATGATAAAATAAATCATATTCCATGGTTGCTTTTTATTAGTTTGTGTGTTCACGCTTTGCTTGAAGGTTTTCCGGTTGGTCATCATCATGATTTAGCCATCGGAATTGCTATTCATCATTTGCCAATAGCTATTATATTAACAACATTTTTTCTGAATGCAGGTTTGAACAAAAAAGCTTTGCTTTTGTTCATGTTTACATTTGCCTTAATGACTCCAGCCGGAACATTACTTTCAGACACATTTCCAATACTAAACGATTATTATACTGAAATTACTGCAGTAGTTATTGGGATTTTATTTCATATTTCCTCAACTATTATTTTTGAAAGCAGCGAAGGCCATAAATTTAATGTGGCAAAAGTTTCTATGATTATTCTAGGAATTTTATTGGCGAGTTTATTGTAA
- a CDS encoding DUF6452 family protein: protein MKKIILLLLLAVSFSSCEKDDICADDTTPKLIIEFFDTNNPSVNKNIVGLKVTAEGETIEYNTFSSVSKIAIPLRIDGTTTKYSFILNSSDVDNLNEDFLEFNYTTQNVYVSRACGYKTIFELNNDASGVINTDATTPDGIWMQDIVTETNSITNENETHIKIYF from the coding sequence ATGAAAAAAATAATCCTGCTACTATTACTTGCTGTTTCCTTTTCCAGCTGTGAAAAAGATGATATCTGTGCCGATGATACTACTCCAAAATTAATTATTGAGTTTTTTGACACTAACAATCCTTCAGTAAATAAAAACATAGTTGGTTTAAAAGTAACCGCCGAAGGTGAAACAATTGAATACAATACTTTTTCATCTGTTAGCAAAATTGCTATTCCGTTACGAATTGATGGAACAACTACTAAATATAGTTTTATTTTGAATAGCAGCGATGTTGATAATTTAAACGAAGACTTTTTAGAATTTAATTATACTACACAAAATGTTTATGTTTCAAGAGCATGTGGTTACAAAACCATTTTCGAATTGAATAATGATGCTTCGGGTGTAATCAATACAGATGCAACAACTCCAGACGGTATTTGGATGCAAGATATAGTGACAGAAACTAACTCAATTACTAATGAAAATGAAACACACATTAAAATATACTTTTAG
- a CDS encoding THUMP domain-containing class I SAM-dependent RNA methyltransferase, protein MLAKTFFGFEEILAKELQLLGAQNVEIGTRAVSFKGDKGFMYKANLSLRTALKILKPIYQFRAFNDQSLYKGIQGIDWSKYLNENQTFVIDTTIHSDNFKHSQFVSQKAKDAIVDQFREKTGIRPSIDKDFPDLKIHIHIDRDQCTVSLDSSGESLHQRGYRTATNIAPINEVLAAGMLLLSGWDGSSDFMDPMCGSGTILAEAAMIACNIPANINRKEFAFEKWNDWDNDLFDQIIDALLKRTKEFRYTITGYDKAPSAVNKAKDNILNANLEDYVTIAQANFFDTKKENAGPLHMVFNPPYGERLDIDLERFYRELGDTLKNNYPNTNAWFITANLDALKFVGLRPSRKIKLFNGSLEARLVKYEMYEGSKKAKFNQ, encoded by the coding sequence ATGTTAGCCAAAACCTTTTTTGGTTTTGAAGAAATATTAGCCAAAGAATTACAACTTTTAGGTGCTCAAAATGTTGAAATCGGAACGCGTGCTGTTAGTTTTAAAGGAGATAAAGGTTTTATGTATAAAGCCAATTTGTCGCTTAGAACCGCTTTAAAAATTTTAAAACCAATCTATCAATTCAGAGCTTTTAATGATCAAAGTTTATACAAAGGCATTCAAGGAATTGATTGGTCAAAATATTTAAATGAAAATCAAACATTTGTAATTGACACAACCATTCATTCTGATAATTTTAAGCATTCTCAGTTTGTTTCACAAAAAGCAAAAGATGCTATTGTGGATCAGTTTAGAGAAAAAACCGGAATTAGACCAAGTATTGATAAAGATTTTCCTGATTTAAAAATTCACATTCATATTGATAGAGATCAATGTACGGTATCATTAGATTCTTCAGGAGAATCGTTACATCAACGTGGTTATAGAACAGCAACCAACATTGCTCCAATCAATGAAGTTTTAGCGGCAGGAATGTTGTTGCTTTCGGGTTGGGATGGAAGTTCTGATTTTATGGATCCAATGTGTGGTTCGGGAACAATTTTAGCCGAAGCTGCCATGATTGCTTGTAATATTCCAGCTAACATCAATAGAAAAGAATTTGCTTTCGAAAAATGGAACGATTGGGATAATGATTTGTTTGACCAAATAATCGATGCTTTGTTAAAACGTACTAAAGAATTCAGATATACTATTACTGGTTATGATAAAGCGCCAAGTGCTGTAAATAAAGCAAAAGATAATATTTTGAATGCTAATTTAGAAGATTATGTGACAATTGCTCAAGCTAATTTTTTTGATACTAAAAAAGAAAATGCTGGTCCGTTACACATGGTTTTTAATCCGCCGTATGGAGAACGTTTGGATATTGATTTAGAACGATTTTATCGTGAACTGGGTGATACTTTGAAAAATAATTATCCAAATACAAACGCATGGTTCATCACAGCAAACTTAGATGCCTTAAAATTTGTAGGACTTCGACCGTCAAGAAAAATTAAACTTTTTAACGGAAGTTTAGAAGCGCGATTGGTAAAATACGAAATGTATGAAGGCAGCAAGAAAGCTAAATTTAATCAGTAA
- a CDS encoding porin family protein yields the protein MKKLLVLVAVFVSSLAIAQGNTNTSSSSKPVKFGLKLGFNLAKLTDSESADVETKSRIGVNIGGFLYYKFSEKFAFQPELVYSTQGLVQQGSSEGINVDITYRMDYILLPLMVKYYPAKDFYIELGPQLGFNVKKELEAEGNGQSLTWDTDDFFDQNNIDAKTNTFDFGLNFGLGYEFKNGLGIGGRYALGLTKVFEGNDVVDGNGSSQNIKNSVFSLGLAYRFN from the coding sequence ATGAAAAAATTATTAGTATTAGTAGCGGTTTTTGTTAGTTCTTTGGCTATTGCTCAAGGAAACACCAATACAAGTTCAAGTTCCAAACCAGTGAAGTTTGGATTAAAGTTAGGATTCAATTTAGCTAAATTAACAGATTCTGAGAGTGCAGATGTTGAAACAAAATCTAGAATTGGTGTTAATATTGGTGGATTTCTGTACTATAAGTTCAGTGAAAAGTTTGCTTTTCAACCAGAATTAGTATATAGTACGCAAGGATTAGTGCAACAAGGTTCATCTGAAGGAATAAATGTAGATATTACCTATAGAATGGATTATATATTGCTTCCATTGATGGTTAAATATTATCCAGCTAAAGATTTTTATATTGAGTTAGGACCTCAATTAGGTTTTAATGTCAAAAAAGAGCTTGAAGCTGAAGGAAACGGGCAATCATTAACTTGGGATACAGATGATTTTTTTGACCAAAACAATATTGATGCAAAAACCAATACTTTCGATTTTGGATTGAATTTTGGTTTAGGTTATGAATTTAAAAATGGTTTAGGCATCGGCGGAAGATATGCTTTGGGACTCACTAAAGTTTTTGAAGGAAATGATGTAGTTGACGGAAATGGTTCTTCACAAAATATTAAAAACTCTGTATTTAGTCTAGGTTTAGCCTATAGATTTAACTAA
- a CDS encoding DUF1003 domain-containing protein translates to MNSKKTFTSAISGVEFPEKDKVVGCDIRFPIFNLIKADYPDFNEKQFISTNELNIYRERYISKFLQTEVSQLSSIHKQVIDSLSDDTSFVSKVEDEVDNRTFGQVIADKVADFGGSWTFIISFLVFISIWIGANIFILLNKGFDPYPFILLNLILSCVAALQAPVIMMSQNRQEEKDRDRAKKDYMINLKSELEIRMLDEKLDHLIMHQQQELIEVQKVQIEMMNDILERIKK, encoded by the coding sequence ATGAATTCTAAAAAGACGTTTACTTCTGCCATTTCGGGAGTAGAATTTCCAGAAAAAGATAAAGTAGTTGGTTGCGATATTCGCTTTCCTATTTTTAATCTAATCAAAGCCGATTATCCTGATTTTAATGAAAAACAATTCATTTCAACGAATGAATTAAACATCTACAGAGAACGCTATATTAGCAAATTTCTTCAAACCGAAGTAAGCCAGTTGTCCAGTATTCACAAGCAAGTAATTGATTCATTGTCTGATGATACTTCGTTTGTTTCTAAAGTAGAAGACGAAGTTGACAACAGAACTTTTGGACAAGTAATCGCCGATAAAGTAGCCGACTTTGGTGGTAGCTGGACGTTTATTATTTCGTTTTTAGTATTCATATCCATTTGGATTGGCGCCAATATTTTTATCCTTTTAAATAAAGGGTTTGACCCATATCCATTCATACTATTGAATTTGATATTATCGTGTGTTGCAGCGTTGCAAGCGCCAGTAATCATGATGAGTCAAAACAGACAGGAAGAAAAAGACCGAGATCGTGCAAAAAAAGATTATATGATTAACTTAAAATCAGAATTAGAAATTAGAATGTTGGATGAAAAGTTAGACCATTTAATCATGCACCAACAGCAAGAATTGATTGAGGTACAAAAGGTTCAAATAGAAATGATGAACGACATACTGGAACGAATAAAGAAGTAA